The following proteins are encoded in a genomic region of Pirellulales bacterium:
- a CDS encoding PhoPQ-activated protein PqaA family protein — protein sequence MLTNPIRGARYRHILSYLARITLACFACLVGAQRSVAEESATVKAPDGELKAYIAKEDKSFRWTKRREGKAGKGTFVELTLTSQTWKNIVWKHQLFIYRPSHVNDAAQGLLIIAGGAWRSELEQPIAEGAPLDYNERGVQQVEKIADLAEHLQAPVAVLMQVPEQPIFGGLVEDKIIAYTFLEYFLTNDSEWLLLLPMTKSAVRGMDAVQEFCGKEWSLDIKHFTVTGASKRGWTTWLTAAVDPRVNCLAPMVIDTLNFDLQTKHQLEAYGRFSEQLRDYSDKGLQGFLDTERGKRLQAIVDPYSYRAAITQPKFILLGTNDRYWTLDALNLYWDDLQGEKYVCYTPNSGHSLNDPARIAGALAALHHEVADGKPLPKLSWHYYNSDDKATLQIQSDKKPREVRIWTTTSASRDFRDSKWDSHPANTDNGSYSFDLSKPATGFAALFGEAVYDGDGVPLFLSTNVKIIGR from the coding sequence ATGTTGACCAACCCAATTCGCGGCGCGCGATACCGACACATCCTTTCCTATTTGGCCCGAATCACGCTCGCCTGTTTTGCTTGCCTCGTCGGCGCGCAGCGATCGGTAGCCGAAGAGTCCGCGACGGTGAAGGCGCCCGACGGCGAACTCAAGGCCTACATCGCCAAGGAAGATAAGAGCTTTCGCTGGACGAAGCGCCGCGAGGGAAAGGCCGGTAAGGGGACCTTCGTCGAGCTGACGCTCACCTCTCAGACTTGGAAGAATATCGTCTGGAAGCATCAGCTTTTCATCTATCGCCCGTCGCACGTGAACGACGCCGCCCAAGGATTGCTGATAATCGCCGGCGGCGCCTGGCGATCCGAGCTTGAGCAGCCGATCGCCGAGGGGGCGCCGCTCGACTACAACGAGCGCGGAGTCCAACAAGTCGAAAAGATCGCCGATCTGGCCGAGCATTTGCAGGCCCCGGTGGCGGTGCTGATGCAAGTCCCCGAGCAGCCGATTTTCGGCGGGCTCGTCGAGGACAAGATCATCGCATATACGTTCTTGGAGTACTTCCTGACGAACGATTCCGAATGGCTCTTGCTTCTGCCGATGACGAAGAGCGCGGTCCGCGGAATGGATGCCGTGCAGGAATTCTGCGGCAAAGAGTGGTCGCTCGACATCAAGCACTTCACGGTCACGGGCGCCTCGAAGCGCGGCTGGACCACTTGGCTCACGGCCGCGGTCGATCCGCGCGTGAACTGTCTCGCCCCAATGGTGATCGACACGCTCAATTTCGATTTGCAGACCAAGCATCAATTAGAGGCGTACGGCCGCTTTTCGGAGCAGCTTCGCGATTACTCCGACAAAGGGCTGCAAGGCTTCCTCGACACGGAGCGCGGCAAGCGCCTGCAGGCGATCGTCGATCCCTATAGCTATCGCGCGGCGATTACGCAGCCGAAATTCATTCTGCTCGGAACCAACGATCGCTATTGGACTCTCGACGCGCTGAACCTCTATTGGGACGATTTGCAGGGAGAAAAGTACGTCTGCTACACGCCCAACAGCGGCCACAGTCTGAACGATCCCGCGCGGATCGCCGGCGCGCTCGCCGCGCTGCACCATGAAGTGGCCGACGGCAAGCCCCTGCCGAAACTCTCCTGGCATTATTACAACAGCGACGACAAAGCCACGCTTCAAATCCAATCGGACAAGAAGCCGCGCGAGGTCCGCATCTGGACAACCACCTCCGCCAGCCGCGACTTCCGCGACTCCAAATGGGACTCGCATCCCGCGAACACGGACAACGGCAGCTACTCATTCGATTTGTCAAAGCCCGCAACCGGCTTCGCCGCCCTCTTCGGCGAAGCAGTCTACGACGGCGACGGCGTACCGCTTTTCCTTTCGACCAACGTGAAGATCATCGGCCGCTAG
- a CDS encoding S1 RNA-binding domain-containing protein — protein sequence MTSDPHESPAAPDSTANEDRNKPRIKIGSQREGAPPPRIPPRVKTLFLTPDPASPGGATPAGPAQTQQTASESPQESSPIESASQLAESTATAVPSAESQPAPTGEFQPKPAPLAQGKTPRKFVVPARTGEKVPPPNLRAELPPELAQELQEALGDMSVDDLLAAEGRGAATAAAVGMELELESRQLGKVVHVYRDDVFLELPGRNQGVVSIRQFAEPPEPGTMLDVLVIRFNAEEGLYEVSLPDAAVEVGDWSQVSEGMVVEANVTGHNKGGLEVEVNRIRGFIPVSQIATFRVEQIEQFVGQKFPCIVTEANPDRRNLVLSRRAMIEREQADAKKRLLEELAPGQVREGIVRSLRDFGAFVDLGGVDGLLHVSQISWDRIKHPGDVLQVGQKVRVKIEKIDPQTHKISLNLRDFSENPWSNVTAKYPATSRVSGTVSKLTEFGAFVRLEPGVEGLIHISELAHQRVFRASDVVAEGQEVEVKVISVDPEAQRISLSLKALQLRPEPIKKATAAAEEPEPPKAAPAKRKTPLKGGLGRVGDGSQFGLKW from the coding sequence ATGACGAGCGACCCGCACGAATCCCCCGCCGCGCCGGATTCGACGGCCAACGAGGACCGCAACAAACCACGGATCAAGATCGGCAGCCAGCGAGAGGGCGCCCCGCCGCCGCGGATTCCGCCGCGTGTGAAGACCCTATTCTTGACTCCGGACCCGGCATCGCCCGGCGGCGCGACACCCGCGGGGCCAGCCCAGACTCAACAGACGGCTTCCGAATCGCCGCAGGAATCGTCCCCGATCGAGTCCGCTTCTCAGTTGGCAGAATCGACGGCGACGGCTGTACCATCGGCGGAGTCTCAGCCGGCGCCGACGGGTGAGTTTCAACCCAAACCGGCGCCGCTGGCTCAGGGAAAAACGCCCCGCAAGTTTGTCGTGCCCGCTCGAACCGGCGAGAAGGTTCCTCCACCGAACCTTCGGGCTGAGTTGCCTCCGGAATTGGCCCAAGAGCTTCAGGAAGCACTTGGCGACATGTCGGTCGACGACCTTCTTGCAGCGGAAGGGCGCGGCGCCGCCACCGCTGCCGCCGTCGGAATGGAACTTGAGCTGGAGTCGCGTCAGCTCGGTAAGGTCGTCCACGTGTATCGCGACGACGTATTCCTGGAACTCCCTGGTCGCAATCAAGGAGTTGTTTCAATTCGCCAATTCGCCGAGCCGCCCGAGCCGGGAACGATGCTTGATGTGTTGGTTATCCGCTTCAACGCCGAAGAGGGTTTGTATGAAGTGAGTTTGCCGGACGCAGCCGTCGAGGTCGGCGATTGGTCGCAGGTGTCGGAGGGAATGGTCGTCGAGGCCAATGTGACTGGGCACAACAAAGGGGGCCTCGAGGTCGAGGTGAACCGCATTCGCGGCTTTATCCCGGTGAGCCAGATCGCGACCTTTCGCGTCGAGCAGATCGAGCAATTCGTCGGGCAGAAGTTTCCCTGCATTGTTACGGAAGCCAATCCCGATCGGCGGAATCTCGTGCTCAGCCGCCGAGCAATGATCGAGCGCGAGCAGGCTGATGCCAAGAAGCGGCTGTTGGAAGAACTCGCCCCCGGTCAGGTCCGCGAGGGGATCGTCCGCAGTCTACGCGACTTCGGGGCGTTCGTCGATTTGGGCGGTGTCGATGGCCTGTTGCACGTCAGCCAAATAAGCTGGGACCGCATCAAGCATCCGGGCGATGTGCTCCAAGTGGGACAGAAAGTCCGCGTGAAGATCGAAAAGATCGACCCGCAGACTCACAAGATCAGCCTCAACCTCCGCGATTTCTCGGAAAACCCCTGGAGCAACGTCACGGCGAAGTATCCGGCAACCAGTCGCGTCAGCGGGACTGTCTCGAAGCTGACCGAATTCGGGGCGTTCGTCCGCTTGGAGCCTGGCGTCGAGGGACTGATCCACATCAGCGAATTGGCCCACCAGCGAGTCTTTCGAGCAAGCGATGTAGTGGCCGAGGGACAGGAGGTCGAGGTCAAGGTGATCTCCGTCGATCCCGAGGCACAACGAATCAGCTTGTCGCTCAAAGCACTGCAACTGCGGCCCGAGCCCATTAAGAAAGCCACCGCGGCCGCGGAAGAGCCCGAACCGCCTAAAGCTGCCCCTGCGAAGCGCAAGACGCCGCTCAAGGGCGGCCTGGGCCGCGTCGGCGATGGCTCGCAATTCGGACTCAAGTGGTAA
- a CDS encoding DNA-3-methyladenine glycosylase I has protein sequence MQRCAWATSELGIIYHDRQWGVPLHDDRALFEMLILEGAQAGLSWETILNKRENYRAAFDDFDAEKIAGYSRRKIAKLLANPGIVRNRLKVAAAVRNAQAFLQVREEHGTFDGYIWLFVDGRPIQNRWRNVRQVPAHTPVSDAMSKDLLRRGFKFVGTTICYAYMQAVGMVNDHLLDCFRYAEVSGTGESLGRMRRAKR, from the coding sequence ATGCAACGCTGCGCGTGGGCCACGAGCGAATTGGGGATCATCTATCACGACCGGCAATGGGGCGTGCCGCTACACGACGATCGAGCGCTGTTTGAAATGCTGATCCTCGAAGGAGCGCAAGCCGGCTTGAGCTGGGAGACGATCCTTAATAAGCGCGAAAACTATCGAGCCGCATTCGACGATTTCGACGCCGAAAAGATCGCCGGCTATAGTCGACGCAAAATCGCCAAGCTCCTGGCGAATCCCGGCATCGTCCGTAACCGACTGAAGGTCGCGGCCGCAGTCCGAAATGCGCAAGCGTTTCTCCAAGTTCGCGAGGAGCACGGCACGTTCGACGGCTACATCTGGCTGTTCGTCGACGGCCGCCCGATACAAAACCGCTGGCGAAATGTGAGGCAAGTGCCGGCTCACACACCGGTGTCGGACGCAATGAGCAAGGATCTGTTGCGTCGCGGCTTCAAATTCGTCGGCACGACGATCTGTTATGCCTACATGCAGGCCGTCGGTATGGTGAACGACCACCTGCTCGATTGTTTCCGATATGCCGAGGTCTCGGGCACCGGCGAATCGCTCGGTAGGATGCGTCGAGCGAAGCGCTGA
- a CDS encoding aminotransferase class IV, whose translation MSEPYAFLNGRILPASQATLPIDDAGFVTGATVTEQLRTFGGRLFRLGRHLERLRHSLEVCGIDSGLTNAEFGQIAEELVARNHPLLAPGDDLGLAIFVTPGPYPALAESRNHIATVGLHTFPLAFRLWAKCYSEGLSLVTTSIQQVPSQCWPAELKCRSRMHYFLADKEATAKEPGARAMLLDAAGHVTETSTANILLYVSGVGLISPPRSSVLPGVSLEFVIELAGKLNLSIVDREIMPDDVAEADEVLLSSTPNCLLPVTRFDGRPIGSATPGLVYSRLLRAWGETVGLDIASQAARFAAR comes from the coding sequence ATGAGCGAACCATATGCGTTTCTAAATGGACGAATCCTGCCGGCGAGTCAGGCGACTTTGCCGATCGACGACGCCGGGTTCGTGACGGGGGCGACAGTCACCGAGCAACTGCGCACCTTCGGCGGCCGACTGTTCCGCCTCGGTCGGCACCTCGAGCGGCTGCGACATTCTCTCGAGGTTTGCGGCATCGACTCCGGGTTGACCAACGCAGAGTTCGGGCAGATTGCCGAGGAGTTGGTCGCGAGAAACCATCCGCTTTTGGCGCCGGGAGACGATCTGGGGCTCGCGATCTTCGTCACGCCTGGGCCATATCCGGCGCTCGCCGAGAGTCGGAACCACATCGCGACCGTCGGATTGCACACGTTTCCGCTGGCGTTCCGACTCTGGGCGAAATGCTACAGCGAGGGACTGTCGCTCGTAACGACCTCGATCCAGCAGGTCCCGTCCCAATGTTGGCCGGCCGAACTCAAGTGCCGCAGCCGGATGCACTATTTCCTCGCCGACAAGGAAGCGACCGCCAAGGAACCGGGCGCTCGGGCGATGCTGCTCGATGCCGCCGGGCACGTGACGGAAACTTCGACAGCCAACATTCTGCTCTACGTTAGCGGCGTCGGTCTGATTTCGCCGCCGCGTTCGAGCGTGCTGCCGGGCGTGAGTTTGGAATTCGTGATCGAATTGGCCGGCAAGCTGAACCTCTCAATTGTCGATCGCGAAATCATGCCGGACGACGTGGCCGAAGCGGATGAGGTCTTACTGTCGAGCACTCCGAACTGCTTGCTTCCGGTCACGCGGTTCGATGGCCGCCCGATCGGCTCCGCCACGCCGGGATTGGTTTATTCGCGACTTTTGCGAGCCTGGGGCGAAACGGTTGGTCTTGATATCGCCAGTCAGGCAGCTCGCTTCGCGGCGCGATAG